The proteins below come from a single Prochlorococcus marinus str. MIT 9215 genomic window:
- the minE gene encoding cell division topological specificity factor MinE, whose amino-acid sequence MMTLRDLINKLLGRETSSANTARERLQLVLAHDRVDMSSLTTDLLDKMRKEILDVVAKYVEIDFEEVAVSLETEDRMTALVANLPIKRTISGEIKFKKTDKANKDIKK is encoded by the coding sequence ATGATGACTCTCAGAGATCTTATAAATAAATTACTAGGCAGAGAAACATCTAGTGCAAATACAGCTAGAGAAAGATTGCAGCTTGTACTTGCTCATGACAGAGTAGATATGAGTTCCTTAACAACTGATCTTTTAGATAAAATGAGGAAAGAGATTCTTGATGTCGTTGCTAAATATGTTGAAATTGATTTTGAAGAGGTGGCAGTAAGTTTAGAGACTGAGGATAGAATGACTGCATTAGTTGCCAATTTACCAATAAAAAGAACTATTTCAGGAGAAATAAAATTCAAAAAAACTGATAAAGCTAATAAAGATATCAAAAAGTAA
- the psbB gene encoding photosystem II chlorophyll-binding protein CP47, with product MGLPWYRVHTVVINDPGRLLAVHLMHTALLAGWAGSMALYELAIFDPSDAVLNPMWRQGMYVMPFMARLGITSSWNGWDITGATGVDPGFWSFEGVAAAHIVFSGLLILASIWHWTYWDLDLWEDPRTGEPALDLPRIFGIHLLLAGITCFGFGAFHCANVGIWVSDPYGLTGHVEPVSPSWGVDGFNPFNPGGIVANHIAAGLLGIIGGIFHITNRPGERLYKALRLGSLEGVLASALAAVLFVSFVVAGTMWYGSATTPIELFGPTRYQWDSGYFKTEINRRVQAAIDNGATREEAYESIPEKLAFYDYVGNSPAKGGLFRVGALVNGDGLPTGWQGHIAFQDKDGNDLEVRRIPNFFENFPVILEDKEGNVRADIPFRRAEAKYSFEQTGITATIYGGDLNGQTFTDPAVVKRLARKAQLGEAFKFDRETYKSDGVFRSSPRAWFTYAHLCFGLLFLFGHWWHASRTLYKGRFAGIDADIGDQVEFGLFKKLGDETTRRIPGRV from the coding sequence ATGGGATTGCCTTGGTATCGAGTTCACACAGTAGTTATTAACGACCCAGGTCGACTACTTGCTGTGCATCTCATGCATACTGCATTATTAGCCGGCTGGGCCGGTTCTATGGCTCTTTATGAATTAGCCATTTTTGATCCTTCTGATGCTGTTCTCAATCCAATGTGGAGGCAGGGAATGTACGTCATGCCTTTCATGGCAAGACTAGGCATCACAAGTAGTTGGAACGGATGGGATATTACTGGTGCTACAGGAGTTGATCCTGGATTCTGGAGTTTTGAAGGGGTTGCAGCAGCCCACATTGTATTTAGTGGACTTTTAATTCTTGCATCAATATGGCATTGGACATACTGGGATCTAGATTTATGGGAAGACCCAAGAACTGGGGAACCTGCCCTTGATCTACCAAGAATATTTGGTATTCACTTACTTTTAGCAGGAATTACTTGTTTTGGATTCGGAGCTTTTCATTGTGCAAATGTAGGTATTTGGGTTTCAGATCCATACGGTTTAACTGGTCATGTGGAACCCGTTTCTCCTTCTTGGGGAGTTGATGGATTTAATCCATTCAACCCTGGTGGAATAGTTGCAAACCACATTGCAGCTGGACTTTTAGGTATTATTGGGGGAATTTTCCACATTACCAATAGACCGGGTGAAAGATTATACAAAGCACTAAGACTTGGAAGCTTAGAAGGGGTTTTAGCCAGTGCTCTAGCAGCTGTTCTGTTCGTATCATTTGTAGTTGCCGGGACAATGTGGTACGGCTCAGCAACAACTCCAATTGAATTATTTGGTCCTACCAGATATCAATGGGATTCTGGCTATTTCAAAACCGAGATTAATAGAAGAGTACAAGCTGCTATTGATAATGGTGCGACCAGAGAAGAGGCCTATGAATCCATTCCAGAGAAATTAGCCTTTTATGATTATGTCGGTAATAGTCCCGCCAAAGGAGGATTATTTAGAGTCGGAGCGCTTGTAAATGGAGATGGTTTACCAACTGGTTGGCAGGGCCATATTGCTTTCCAAGATAAAGATGGAAATGATTTGGAAGTTAGAAGAATACCAAACTTCTTTGAAAACTTCCCTGTTATCCTCGAAGATAAAGAAGGTAATGTAAGAGCCGATATTCCATTCAGAAGAGCTGAAGCAAAGTATTCATTTGAACAAACTGGCATTACAGCGACTATCTATGGTGGAGACCTTAATGGGCAAACATTTACTGACCCTGCAGTTGTCAAAAGACTAGCTAGAAAGGCTCAGCTTGGAGAAGCATTCAAGTTCGATAGAGAAACCTATAAATCTGACGGTGTATTCCGAAGCTCCCCAAGAGCATGGTTTACATACGCTCATTTATGTTTCGGTTTACTATTCTTATTTGGCCATTGGTGGCATGCTTCAAGGACTCTTTATAAGGGAAGATTTGCTGGAATTGATGCTGACATTGGTGACCAAGTTGAATTTGGTTTATTCAAGAAGCTTGGTGACGAAACCACAAGAAGAATCCCAGGAAGGGTTTAA
- a CDS encoding septum site-determining protein MinC — MEIVLINTKSKNTEIFSSLDLDNIHEALKSFSSIEGRLEAKIFAVNESISSHQLSKLKNHFDKINICSLCIYSNNRDTVLSGKSLKIKSAFSKEQEIKNKLLLFNSKKKEDILHKGTIRSGERISSNGNLCIIGDVNPGAIVSAKKNIYVWGKLLGIAFAGKSGNKNASIASLYLNPLQLRIADVIAIGPKDKPKNYYPEIAIIDKQTIIIKPHIIESKN; from the coding sequence ATGGAAATCGTTTTAATTAACACTAAAAGTAAAAATACAGAAATTTTTTCTTCGTTAGATTTAGATAATATCCATGAAGCTTTAAAAAGCTTTTCTTCCATCGAGGGGCGTTTAGAAGCAAAAATTTTCGCTGTCAATGAGTCAATAAGTTCTCATCAATTATCAAAATTAAAAAATCATTTTGACAAAATTAATATTTGTTCCTTATGCATTTACTCAAATAATAGAGATACAGTATTAAGTGGAAAGTCCTTAAAAATAAAATCAGCTTTTTCTAAAGAGCAAGAGATTAAAAACAAGTTACTATTGTTCAATTCAAAAAAGAAAGAAGATATTCTTCACAAAGGAACAATACGATCAGGTGAAAGAATATCTTCAAATGGAAACCTATGCATTATTGGAGACGTTAATCCAGGAGCAATAGTTTCCGCTAAGAAAAATATTTACGTTTGGGGTAAATTGCTAGGAATCGCATTCGCGGGGAAAAGTGGAAATAAAAATGCCTCTATTGCATCACTTTATCTAAACCCTTTGCAGTTAAGAATTGCAGATGTAATTGCTATTGGACCAAAGGATAAGCCTAAGAATTATTATCCAGAAATTGCGATAATAGATAAACAAACGATAATCATAAAACCGCACATAATCGAGAGTAAAAATTAA
- the petD gene encoding cytochrome b6-f complex subunit IV, with the protein MSTLKKPDLSDPKLRAKLAKGMGHNYYGEPAWPNDLLYIFPVVILGTIACVVGLAVLDPAMLGDKANPFATPLEILPEWYLYPVFQILRVVPNKLLGIALQTLIPLGLMILPFIENVNKFSNPFRRPIAMSVFLFGTFLTIYLGIGACLPIDKSLTLGLF; encoded by the coding sequence ATGTCTACGTTAAAAAAACCAGATTTATCTGATCCTAAATTAAGAGCAAAACTAGCTAAAGGTATGGGCCATAATTATTATGGTGAACCTGCTTGGCCAAATGATTTATTATATATATTTCCAGTTGTTATTTTAGGTACTATTGCATGCGTCGTAGGGCTAGCAGTTCTTGATCCAGCAATGCTAGGTGACAAAGCAAATCCATTCGCCACCCCATTAGAAATTCTCCCCGAATGGTACCTGTATCCAGTTTTTCAAATACTCAGGGTAGTCCCGAATAAACTTTTAGGTATTGCACTGCAAACATTAATTCCGCTTGGATTAATGATTCTACCTTTTATAGAAAACGTTAATAAATTTTCTAATCCATTCAGAAGACCAATAGCAATGTCTGTTTTCTTGTTCGGAACTTTTTTAACAATATATCTTGGTATTGGGGCATGCTTGCCAATTGATAAATCACTGACTTTAGGATTATTTTAG
- the prmC gene encoding peptide chain release factor N(5)-glutamine methyltransferase: protein MFCISVKQFLLWKKKQLSKGGDNQSLVFLIECIGGISKGDLNFLSLNPENKLYLKKNLDHLESIWHDHLLNSSPIQYLCGITFWRDLKLKVTNKVLIPRPETELIVDIVFNIFGKKSNKFLFAELGTGSGAISIALALAYPLSHGVATDIDQNALEVAIRNYRNSSKQSNLKFFCGNWWSPLESFKGKLDLAISNPPYIPSDTYEKLPKEVKNFEPKIALLGGEDGLKHIKEIIQKAPLFLKEKGWLILENHFDQSEKVKQLLIKNQFTSIEIVKDLSGIGRFTIGRYK from the coding sequence ATGTTTTGCATTTCTGTAAAACAATTTTTATTGTGGAAAAAAAAGCAACTTTCTAAAGGAGGAGATAATCAATCTCTTGTTTTTTTAATTGAATGTATAGGAGGGATTTCAAAAGGTGATTTGAACTTTTTGAGCCTTAACCCAGAAAATAAACTGTATCTAAAAAAAAACTTAGATCATTTAGAATCTATTTGGCATGATCATTTATTAAATTCTTCGCCTATACAATATCTATGTGGAATAACTTTTTGGAGGGACTTAAAATTAAAAGTTACTAACAAAGTACTTATCCCGAGACCAGAGACAGAGCTTATTGTTGATATTGTCTTTAATATATTTGGAAAGAAGTCAAACAAATTTCTTTTTGCTGAATTAGGAACTGGATCAGGCGCTATAAGTATTGCTTTGGCGTTGGCCTATCCATTGAGCCATGGAGTGGCAACTGACATAGACCAAAATGCATTAGAAGTAGCTATTCGAAATTACAGAAATTCTTCTAAACAATCAAATTTGAAATTTTTTTGTGGAAATTGGTGGTCCCCACTTGAAAGTTTTAAAGGAAAACTAGACCTCGCTATTTCAAACCCTCCATATATCCCTAGCGATACTTATGAGAAATTACCCAAAGAAGTTAAAAATTTCGAACCCAAAATTGCTTTATTAGGCGGAGAAGATGGTTTAAAACACATTAAGGAAATAATACAAAAAGCGCCATTATTTTTAAAAGAGAAGGGCTGGTTAATTTTAGAGAATCATTTTGATCAAAGTGAAAAAGTAAAACAATTACTTATTAAAAATCAATTTACGTCAATAGAAATTGTGAAAGATCTTTCAGGTATTGGAAGGTTTACTATTGGAAGATATAAATAA
- a CDS encoding photosystem II reaction center protein T — protein sequence MEAFAYVLILTLAVVTLFFAVAFRDPPKFDRK from the coding sequence ATGGAAGCTTTCGCTTACGTTCTTATTCTAACTCTAGCAGTTGTTACCTTATTCTTTGCTGTCGCCTTTAGAGACCCTCCTAAATTCGATAGAAAATGA
- the ctpZ gene encoding carboxyl-terminal processing protease CtpZ: MNSSFNKLLTFKTVITATMIIVFSINLLLIEKVDALSDSRQLVLDAWTLVNEGFYDPEKFEEIQWKRIRQKTLQKQIETTEEAYSAIEDMLRTLEDPYTRVLRPKDYDLLKSSNFGSEINGVGLQLGEDDNNKVKVISTLGGSPAEEAGIVSGDFIETVDGISSEKLGLASTASKLRGESGTKVLVEVSSGSGEIREVDLERRSVDLRPVRTKRLRDDSHTIGYLRITQFSESVPKKVEEALLELKEKEVEGLILDLRNNSGGLVSSGIAVADSLLSEKPVVETKDRNGIKDAIISQKETFYDGPMVTLVNKGTASASEILAGSLQDNDRSILMGEKTYGKGLIQSLKSLGEDSGIAITVASYLTPKGNNIQGQGITPDKLLDLPDASEYGNADDKWVKNAELFLESLLEKEEVSVQTIELSDEEIKS; the protein is encoded by the coding sequence ATGAATTCATCTTTTAACAAACTTTTAACATTCAAAACTGTTATCACAGCAACAATGATCATCGTTTTTTCTATCAATCTTTTATTGATTGAAAAAGTAGATGCTCTCAGTGATAGCAGGCAATTAGTACTTGACGCTTGGACCTTGGTGAATGAGGGTTTTTATGACCCAGAAAAGTTTGAAGAAATACAATGGAAGAGAATTAGACAAAAAACATTACAGAAACAAATTGAAACAACTGAAGAGGCTTATTCCGCAATTGAAGACATGTTAAGAACTCTAGAAGATCCCTATACAAGAGTTTTACGCCCAAAAGATTATGACTTACTGAAATCAAGTAATTTTGGTAGTGAAATTAATGGTGTTGGGCTTCAATTAGGTGAAGATGATAACAATAAAGTTAAAGTAATCTCTACTCTGGGGGGGTCACCAGCTGAAGAGGCTGGGATAGTAAGCGGGGACTTTATAGAGACAGTGGACGGAATTTCATCAGAAAAATTAGGACTTGCAAGTACTGCCTCTAAGTTACGAGGTGAATCAGGGACTAAAGTTTTAGTTGAAGTATCTTCGGGATCAGGAGAAATTAGGGAAGTTGATCTAGAGAGGAGATCAGTAGATCTAAGACCAGTTAGAACAAAAAGATTAAGAGACGATTCTCACACAATAGGATACTTAAGGATAACTCAATTCAGCGAAAGTGTACCCAAAAAAGTTGAAGAGGCACTACTAGAGCTAAAAGAAAAAGAGGTAGAGGGGTTGATTTTGGATCTCAGAAATAATTCAGGTGGACTAGTAAGCTCAGGGATAGCAGTTGCAGACTCATTACTAAGTGAGAAACCTGTGGTCGAAACAAAAGATAGGAATGGAATCAAAGATGCAATAATTTCTCAAAAAGAAACATTTTATGATGGTCCAATGGTAACTCTTGTTAATAAAGGTACTGCTAGTGCTAGTGAAATACTTGCTGGTTCTCTACAGGATAATGACAGATCAATTCTTATGGGAGAAAAAACTTATGGGAAAGGTTTAATTCAATCTCTTAAAAGTTTAGGCGAGGATAGTGGTATTGCTATAACAGTTGCTAGTTATTTAACCCCCAAAGGTAATAATATTCAAGGTCAAGGCATTACTCCTGATAAATTACTTGATCTCCCGGATGCTAGTGAATATGGCAATGCTGACGATAAATGGGTAAAGAATGCAGAATTATTTCTCGAGTCGCTTCTAGAAAAAGAGGAAGTTTCAGTTCAAACTATTGAATTAAGCGATGAAGAAATTAAATCTTGA
- a CDS encoding L-threonylcarbamoyladenylate synthase yields MNLVDCKSALKTLKSGLPIIFPTDTLPAIGCLPEFSNIIYEFKKRDKDKPLILMGAEHKQLIDYVNESAKKDYENIASKYWPGALTMVIPASETHTTIITSNDLTLGLRIPNSYMAQSLIRETGPLLTSSANLSGFKGSITVEGISQDFPSVKILGPIPWGKISGKASTIIFWKKSGDWRLIREGEVLVKELY; encoded by the coding sequence ATGAATTTAGTAGATTGTAAATCCGCCTTGAAGACTCTTAAAAGTGGTTTACCTATAATTTTTCCAACTGACACATTACCAGCAATTGGATGCCTGCCAGAATTTTCAAATATTATTTATGAGTTTAAAAAAAGAGATAAAGATAAACCCTTAATTCTTATGGGAGCAGAACACAAACAATTAATTGATTATGTCAATGAATCAGCTAAAAAAGATTATGAAAATATAGCTTCAAAATATTGGCCGGGTGCTTTGACAATGGTTATTCCTGCTTCAGAAACGCATACTACAATCATCACAAGCAATGATCTTACTCTTGGTTTGAGGATTCCAAATTCATATATGGCACAATCTCTCATTAGAGAAACAGGCCCATTGTTAACTTCAAGTGCAAATCTTTCAGGTTTTAAAGGATCAATTACAGTTGAAGGTATTTCTCAAGACTTTCCTTCTGTAAAGATTCTAGGACCTATTCCTTGGGGAAAAATAAGTGGAAAAGCTAGTACTATTATATTTTGGAAGAAAAGTGGAGATTGGAGGCTGATTAGAGAAGGAGAAGTATTAGTTAAGGAATTGTATTAA
- a CDS encoding HD domain-containing protein: MSTKRIFHDPIHKEIVFDAGKPEELMIMELIDTVAFQRLRRIKQLGAASLLFHGAESSRFTHSIGVFCIARKIYKRLIEIKSSFCENKFALYGAALLHDLGHGPLSHTSEAIFKHDHEEWSEKLVKNYYPINSILKKYDNELPRNIGELFQSKQLFSKPLNTLISSEIDCDRLDYLLRDSYNTGTNYGLVDLERIISALTFLPDGNIGIKPKGVIAIEHFLVLRNLMYRTIYNHRINEISTWILEKILHTIKQNYEEKIWLDNSLYKWIFSPSKVDFDDFIKNDDVTFYYHLIRWKDESFEPLSTLCKMFIDRSLLKASDISFLSKINRLKILAFATKLCEKNGFDSEIFCGIKERSFKGFESNNALKIWDGTYLSALENSSALIKTLMRSEESSFIIYPDRIKDEIKNEISLIKNNS; this comes from the coding sequence ATGAGCACTAAGAGAATTTTTCATGACCCAATTCATAAAGAAATAGTATTTGATGCTGGGAAGCCAGAAGAATTAATGATAATGGAATTAATTGATACAGTTGCTTTTCAAAGACTAAGGAGAATAAAACAATTAGGAGCGGCATCATTACTTTTTCATGGTGCAGAATCAAGTAGATTTACTCACTCAATAGGTGTTTTTTGTATAGCTAGAAAAATTTATAAAAGATTAATTGAAATTAAATCTTCATTTTGTGAAAATAAATTTGCTCTTTATGGAGCAGCTTTATTACATGATTTAGGACATGGACCTTTGAGTCATACCAGTGAAGCAATATTCAAGCATGATCACGAAGAATGGTCTGAAAAATTAGTCAAAAATTATTATCCAATTAATTCAATACTCAAAAAGTATGACAACGAATTACCAAGAAATATTGGTGAATTATTTCAATCAAAACAACTATTTTCAAAACCTTTAAATACATTGATAAGTAGTGAGATAGATTGCGATCGTCTCGATTATCTTTTACGCGATAGTTACAACACAGGCACTAATTATGGCTTGGTAGATTTGGAAAGAATTATTTCTGCTCTTACTTTTTTACCTGATGGGAATATTGGAATTAAACCAAAAGGGGTGATTGCTATTGAGCATTTCCTTGTACTGAGAAACTTGATGTATAGAACAATCTATAATCACAGGATAAACGAAATATCAACATGGATTCTGGAAAAAATATTACACACAATAAAACAAAATTATGAAGAGAAAATTTGGTTAGATAATTCACTATATAAATGGATTTTTTCACCTTCAAAGGTTGATTTTGATGATTTCATAAAAAATGATGATGTAACCTTTTATTATCATTTGATTAGATGGAAAGACGAATCTTTTGAGCCACTTTCTACACTTTGCAAAATGTTTATTGACAGAAGTTTATTAAAGGCATCAGACATAAGTTTTTTAAGTAAGATAAATAGATTAAAAATCCTTGCATTTGCTACAAAATTATGTGAAAAGAATGGTTTTGATTCGGAAATATTTTGCGGGATTAAGGAACGGTCATTTAAAGGTTTTGAATCTAACAATGCACTAAAAATATGGGATGGTACGTATCTAAGCGCATTAGAAAATAGTTCTGCATTAATAAAAACTTTAATGAGATCCGAGGAAAGCTCTTTTATTATTTATCCAGATAGGATCAAAGATGAAATTAAAAATGAAATTTCATTAATAAAAAATAATTCCTAG
- the psbM gene encoding photosystem II reaction center protein PsbM, whose protein sequence is METTNFGFVASLLFVGVPTIFLIGLFLSTQEGEKSSFYSDSGKGKLDPKR, encoded by the coding sequence ATGGAAACGACTAATTTTGGATTTGTTGCGAGCCTTTTATTCGTGGGGGTTCCAACAATTTTCCTCATAGGTTTATTTTTATCGACTCAAGAAGGTGAAAAGTCAAGCTTCTATTCAGACTCTGGTAAAGGTAAGCTTGATCCCAAAAGGTAA
- a CDS encoding 2Fe-2S iron-sulfur cluster-binding protein produces the protein MTTIRFIREGLDIQCKPGENLRELIIREKLQLYGLKGLLGNCNGAGQCSTCFVSIEGGNKNSLSPLTFVEEEKLKNRPENWRLACQTLIRSSALILTKPQSPPSNLDELKQISEYKKLPR, from the coding sequence ATGACAACTATCAGATTTATCCGAGAAGGATTGGATATTCAATGCAAGCCTGGAGAAAATTTAAGGGAATTAATAATAAGAGAAAAATTACAACTTTACGGATTAAAAGGTTTATTAGGAAACTGCAATGGTGCAGGACAATGTAGCACTTGTTTTGTTTCAATTGAAGGAGGAAATAAAAATTCCCTTAGTCCACTTACTTTTGTTGAAGAGGAAAAACTTAAAAATAGACCAGAAAATTGGCGACTTGCATGCCAAACATTGATAAGATCTTCAGCCTTGATTTTAACAAAACCACAATCTCCTCCCTCAAATTTAGATGAACTTAAACAAATTAGTGAATATAAAAAATTACCTCGTTAA
- the minD gene encoding septum site-determining protein MinD, protein MGKNTRTILICSGKGGVGKTTLTANLGIALANSGATTAVLDADFGLRNLDLLLGLENRIIYTAQDVLDSNCRLDQALVRHKKEPNLALLPAGDPRMLDWMKPEDMKKISELLSEKFDFVLVDCPAGVEDGFKNALAACKEAIVVTNPELSAVRDADRVIGILNTSDIEPIQLVINRVRPNMMASQEMLSIEDVQGILSLPLLGIVLEDEQVIISTNRGEPLTLSDGRSPAKKCYLNVSQRLTNKDVPIIDPKKEGKSLKDKFMRLMQTKVF, encoded by the coding sequence GTGGGGAAAAATACTCGCACAATATTAATTTGTTCAGGCAAAGGTGGGGTTGGCAAAACAACTTTAACTGCAAACCTAGGCATAGCACTTGCTAATAGTGGAGCAACAACTGCCGTATTAGATGCTGATTTTGGCTTGAGAAATTTAGATCTTCTTCTGGGATTAGAAAATCGCATCATTTACACGGCTCAAGATGTTCTAGACAGTAATTGTCGTCTTGACCAAGCATTGGTTAGACATAAAAAGGAACCTAATCTTGCTCTTTTACCAGCTGGAGATCCAAGAATGTTAGATTGGATGAAGCCCGAAGATATGAAAAAGATTAGCGAGCTACTTAGTGAGAAATTTGATTTTGTCTTAGTAGATTGCCCTGCTGGTGTAGAAGATGGCTTTAAAAATGCCCTTGCAGCTTGTAAAGAGGCTATTGTTGTTACTAACCCAGAATTATCTGCAGTACGCGATGCCGATAGAGTAATAGGGATTCTTAATACTTCAGATATTGAGCCTATCCAACTTGTAATAAATAGAGTTCGCCCTAACATGATGGCTAGTCAAGAAATGTTATCTATCGAAGATGTGCAAGGGATTCTTTCTTTGCCTTTGTTAGGTATTGTTTTAGAAGATGAACAGGTAATAATAAGTACAAATAGAGGCGAGCCACTGACACTTTCAGATGGCAGATCTCCTGCAAAAAAATGTTATTTGAATGTTTCTCAAAGACTTACTAATAAAGATGTACCAATTATCGATCCCAAAAAAGAAGGCAAAAGTCTTAAAGATAAATTCATGAGATTAATGCAAACAAAGGTTTTTTAA
- the petB gene encoding cytochrome b6 → MANSSSVYDWFQERLEIQDITDDVTSKYVPPHVNIFYCLGGITLVCFLIQFATGFAMTFYYKPTVTQAYSSVSYLMTDVSFGWLIRSVHRWSASMMVLMLILHVFRVYLTGGFKRPRELTWVTGVVMAVITVAFGVTGYSLPWDQVGYWAVKIVSGVPAAIPIIGDFMVELLRGGESVGQSTLTRFYSLHTFVLPWSLAVFMLMHFLMIRKQGISGPL, encoded by the coding sequence ATGGCGAATTCTTCATCTGTTTATGACTGGTTTCAAGAGAGACTTGAAATTCAAGACATAACTGACGACGTAACTTCCAAGTACGTACCCCCTCACGTAAATATTTTTTATTGTTTAGGTGGCATAACTTTAGTATGCTTCCTAATTCAATTTGCAACAGGTTTTGCAATGACTTTTTACTATAAGCCTACAGTAACTCAAGCTTATAGTTCAGTAAGTTATTTGATGACCGATGTAAGTTTCGGATGGTTAATACGTTCTGTTCATAGATGGAGTGCATCAATGATGGTTTTGATGTTAATCCTTCATGTTTTTAGAGTTTACCTTACCGGTGGTTTCAAAAGGCCTAGAGAATTAACTTGGGTTACAGGTGTTGTAATGGCAGTCATAACAGTAGCTTTTGGAGTGACAGGATATTCTTTACCTTGGGATCAAGTGGGTTATTGGGCTGTCAAAATTGTTTCAGGTGTACCTGCTGCAATACCAATAATCGGGGATTTTATGGTCGAACTGCTTAGAGGTGGAGAAAGTGTTGGACAATCAACTCTTACAAGGTTTTATAGTCTTCATACTTTCGTCTTGCCTTGGTCATTAGCCGTATTCATGTTGATGCACTTTTTAATGATTCGTAAACAGGGTATTTCAGGTCCCTTATAA